One uncultured Draconibacterium sp. genomic window, TTTACAACTACAAAATCATACAAAAGATACTGGAAAAAGGGTTGGATAAACTTGACGATGAAAAACCGGACGAACCGGAACTTCCTTTCCATAACAACATAAGGGGAGGAAAATATTACAACTGATAAAGTAAAAAAACAATGAACGAAGTAACATTAACACGAATGAAACAGATGAAGCTCCATGGTATGCATGGGGCTTTTAAAACAGCTGTCGAAACAGGTAAAACCGATGATTACACCATCGACCAGTTTGTATCGATGATAACAGATGCCGAGTGGGACGATCGCAACAACCGAAAGATAGAGCGATTGATAAAAAATGCAAGGTTCCACTATAAGGCATCCATTGAAAACGTGGTGTACGAACATACAAGAAATATCGATCGGACAAAACTGTTAAGACTGGCTGAGTGCGATTTTATTAATAAGAACGAGAATGTGTTAATATCAGGCAGCACCGGTGCCGGCAAAAGCTACATTGCAACAGCCTTAGGGTATCAGGCCTGTATCGAGGGATACAGGGTTCTGTACTTTAACACAACCAAGCTGTTTTCTAAACTAAAAATGGCAAAAGCCGATGGATCTTATCTTAAAGAACTTGCAAAAATGGCCAGGCATCAGTTAATAATACTCGATGACTTTGGCCTGCAACCTTTAGATAGCCAAAACCGAATAGCCCTGTTAGAGTTAATTGAAGACAGGCACAATAAAGGATCAATGCTTGTAACATCACAGCTGCCCGTTAGTAAGTGGTATGAAGTAATTGGCGAGAAAACGATTGCCGATGCCATACTCGACCGTTTAATCCATCAATCACACAGGTTTGAGCTAATGGGCGAATCGATGAGAAAAAAACGAAACATTTATAGTGAATAAAAAACAGTAAATTTGTTGTAATCTGACAGAAGAAAAACGTTCTCTTTTTTGTTGAAAATGGTCGGTGGTCAATTTGCTCCGGCGTCGATGGTCAATTTAAATTGGCCTGGGGTGGTCAATTTGACTGGCGTTTCCACATTTGGCCCGCTTCCCGGACAACGAGGCATAAATATGTATTATTGGTGGCTTAAATTCAATTTTTGAGACTATGATTTTTGGAATATCAATAAGGCGTTTAATGTTCATATATAATTGATAATCAATTATATATGAACATTAAACGACATCTGAAAAATGACAAAAATAGAACCTTTACTTATTGATTATCAATTAATTAACAATGTTTTTTGTCGTAAAATTTCACTCCCCGAAATTGACGAAGAACCAAATTCCATAGTTTTCATTCAAAGGTAAAAAATGAAATTTTTTGTTATTTTTCTATTATCCAGTTTCCCATACTACTATTCGGCTTGTCCCGATGGTGTTCGAGATATTCCTGAACCATCTCATCAGTTATATTGCCAGTACTCCAGACACCATACCCTACTGCCCAAAAATGTCGTCCCCAATATTTCTTACCCATCTCCGGAAACTCTTGTTGCAACAGACGTGAAGAACGTCCTTTCAACTTCTTCACAAACATACTCACACTCAAGCGTGGAGGATATTCAATATGAATGTGGATGTGGTATTTGCTCACTACTCCTTTTAGAATCCGAACATCTTCACTATCGCAAATCTGAATCAGAATATCTCGACAACGAGATTGAATATCGCCTTGCAAAACGTGATAATGTATTTGGTCGCCCAAACGATATGACAAAACATTTGACTTACTGTATGTGAATTCCTGCGAAGTTCTACCATACAACAAAAATAATATTTATAGAAACTTAAAGTATCTGCAATAAAATTCCAGGGTTTTAACCATTAACTTGACAATAAACCCTATGTAATTGTAAAATTATTCTGCTGTTCCTTCTATCGTAATAATTTTCCCTTCTGCATCATATTCCATTTCCACAACTTTCAAGCTGCGTAACCAGGTTTTGCCATTTGAAGGAACACAATCGTGATGAAACAAGTACCATTTGCCCTTAAATGCAACAATCGAATGATGTGTTGTCCAGCCTACAACCGGTGTTAAAATTACGCCCTGGTAAGTAAAAGGGCCATAAGGATTATCACCAATAGCATAACACAATTTATGTGTGTTTCCTGTTGAATATGAGAAATAATATTTGCCATTATACATATGCATCCACGAGGCTTCAAAAAAACGTCTGTCGTGGTCGCCGGCTTTTAGCGGCTCACCATTTTCATCCAAAATTACAAGCGCTTTAGGTTCTTCACCAAATTCCAGCATATCGTCGCTCAATTTGGCAATACGAGGAGGTATAGCCGGAGCATCGTTGACAGGTTCCTGTCCACATTCAATTGCTTTATTATTTCGATAGCGCTGCAACTGACCGCCCCACAAACCACCAAAATACATGTATTGTGCACCATCTACATCCTCAAACACACAAGGATCGATGGAATAACTGCCTTTCATTGGTGCCTCCTGTGGAATAAATGGGCCTTCCGGTTTATCACTAATAGCTACTCCTATTCTGAAAATATCGGTTTGATCTTTCAGAGGAAAATACAGATAATATTTCCCGTCTTTATGCGCACAATCGCAATCCCATAACTGTCGACCTGCCCAGGGAATATCTTTTACATCCAAAGCCACACCATGATCGGTAACTTCTCCATCCATATCATCCATTGAAAAAATATGGTAATCGCGCATATCAAAATGATCACCATTGTCATTTTCAGGGATGCCCGACTCAACATCGTGTGAT contains:
- the istB gene encoding IS21-like element helper ATPase IstB is translated as MNEVTLTRMKQMKLHGMHGAFKTAVETGKTDDYTIDQFVSMITDAEWDDRNNRKIERLIKNARFHYKASIENVVYEHTRNIDRTKLLRLAECDFINKNENVLISGSTGAGKSYIATALGYQACIEGYRVLYFNTTKLFSKLKMAKADGSYLKELAKMARHQLIILDDFGLQPLDSQNRIALLELIEDRHNKGSMLVTSQLPVSKWYEVIGEKTIADAILDRLIHQSHRFELMGESMRKKRNIYSE
- a CDS encoding glycoside hydrolase family 43 protein translates to MKKARYLVPHLYTADPAVHLFNGKLYIYPSHDVESGIPENDNGDHFDMRDYHIFSMDDMDGEVTDHGVALDVKDIPWAGRQLWDCDCAHKDGKYYLYFPLKDQTDIFRIGVAISDKPEGPFIPQEAPMKGSYSIDPCVFEDVDGAQYMYFGGLWGGQLQRYRNNKAIECGQEPVNDAPAIPPRIAKLSDDMLEFGEEPKALVILDENGEPLKAGDHDRRFFEASWMHMYNGKYYFSYSTGNTHKLCYAIGDNPYGPFTYQGVILTPVVGWTTHHSIVAFKGKWYLFHHDCVPSNGKTWLRSLKVVEMEYDAEGKIITIEGTAE